A stretch of Pseudoclavibacter chungangensis DNA encodes these proteins:
- a CDS encoding tautomerase family protein — MPFIDVTLAKGRSPETLRAIQTALHDAMVEVGGADSNAVTVVLREVEHDMWATGDRTIAERNAAKAAASE; from the coding sequence ATGCCCTTCATCGATGTGACGCTCGCCAAGGGCCGGAGCCCCGAGACGCTCCGAGCCATCCAGACGGCACTCCACGACGCCATGGTGGAGGTGGGCGGTGCGGACTCGAACGCGGTGACCGTCGTGCTGCGGGAGGTCGAGCACGACATGTGGGCGACCGGCGACCGGACAATCGCCGAGCGCAACGCGGCGAAGGCGGCCGCGAGCGAGTAG
- a CDS encoding signal peptidase I, with product MAGLLVLVCGVGALAIVVPALTGSTALTVLTSSMEPGLPPGTLVIVRPTPVPEIEPGDIVTYQLHSGEPTLVTHRVVQRLTTADGEVLLITKGDANADPDPDPVKAVQVRGTVWYAIPWLGHVAVLVTGRTRAVVVPIIAAALFGYAAWMLVSALRDRRAKRSDAEDGAPEG from the coding sequence ATGGCCGGGCTCCTCGTCCTCGTCTGCGGCGTCGGCGCCCTCGCGATCGTCGTGCCCGCGCTGACCGGCTCGACGGCGCTGACCGTCCTCACGTCCTCGATGGAACCGGGCCTGCCACCCGGCACGCTCGTGATCGTCCGGCCGACGCCCGTCCCGGAGATCGAGCCCGGTGACATCGTCACCTATCAGCTCCACAGCGGCGAGCCGACGCTCGTCACGCACCGCGTCGTGCAGCGTCTGACGACCGCGGACGGCGAGGTCCTGCTGATCACGAAGGGGGACGCGAACGCCGATCCCGACCCGGATCCCGTGAAGGCCGTCCAGGTGCGCGGCACGGTCTGGTACGCGATCCCGTGGCTGGGCCACGTGGCCGTGCTCGTCACCGGCCGGACCCGCGCCGTCGTCGTGCCGATCATCGCGGCCGCGCTCTTCGGCTACGCCGCCTGGATGCTCGTCTCGGCACTCCGGGACCGACGCGCGAAGCGATCGGATGCCGAGGACGGCGCACCCGAAGGGTAG